The following DNA comes from Synechococcus sp. CC9616.
ACCTCAACAGCGTGGTGAGCAGGCGATCGGGATCTCGATCGACAATGGCCAGATCTCGATGCTCGCTGGAGATGAACCCTTGCTCCACGGCATTGTCGAGAAAACTCACCAGGGAATCGAAATAGCCCTCCACATTCAGCAGACCACAGGCTTTGCTATGCAAGCGGAGCTGCGCCCAGCTGAGCGCCTCGAACATTTCCTCGAGGGTCCCCAATCCACCTGGAAGAGCAACCATGGCGTCCGCAAGTTCAATCATCCGTGCTTTGCGGTGATGCATCGACGGCACCACTTCCAGACATGTCAGCCCTTGATGGGCCACCTCATCCTGTTTCAGGGACTCCGGAATCACGCCGATCACCTCGCCACCGCCTGCGAGAACAGCATCGGCAACAGCACCCATCAAGCCGATCTGTGCGCCGCCATAAATCAAGCCCACATCGTGGCGCAGCATCGCCTCCGCCATCGCTTCAGCCGCCTGCTGAAAACAATCGGAGTCGCCGCTTCGTGAGCCGCAGTAAACACAAAGGCGACGCACAACTCAACCCCAAACGTGACGATCCTCCTTCAGGATCGTTAAGGCCCCGCCCTAATCGATCTCTCGTTAGGACTGAAGTGGTGATCCAACATGAATCACGCCATGACTGACAGCGCGGAACTCATTCTGAAGCTGGTCGATGAGCACAGGATTCTCGACGAAGCAGCCGGCCTCAACGAGCCCTCAGGACTCACCCTCAATGCCGATGGCACAGCCCTGTACACCGTCAGTGACGACACTAAAGCAGTCTTCAAACTTGATCTGAAGGGTCGCTTGAGCATCAGCGGATCCTTTTTCGTTGGGGTTGAAGACCTGGAGGGCATCGCCGTCTCGGCAGACGGCGAGCGGTTACTGATGGTTCAAGAGGAAACCAATTCCATCGTCACAGTGGATCTGGAGAGCCGCCGTGAGCTCAGCAGACGGCCATTGGCAGGAATGCAGAACTACGACAGCATTCGCCACTACTTTCCCGATCCTCCCGACAACAAAGGACTGGAAGGCATCACGGTGAATTCACACAACAACCATGTATTTGTGGTGAAAGAGGGTCGACCAGGGGTCCTGATTGAGGTGTCCGCAGACCAGACAAGCATTCTGAACTCCCACCTCC
Coding sequences within:
- a CDS encoding TIGR00730 family Rossman fold protein — protein: MRRLCVYCGSRSGDSDCFQQAAEAMAEAMLRHDVGLIYGGAQIGLMGAVADAVLAGGGEVIGVIPESLKQDEVAHQGLTCLEVVPSMHHRKARMIELADAMVALPGGLGTLEEMFEALSWAQLRLHSKACGLLNVEGYFDSLVSFLDNAVEQGFISSEHRDLAIVDRDPDRLLTTLLRLS
- a CDS encoding SdiA-regulated domain-containing protein; translation: MTDSAELILKLVDEHRILDEAAGLNEPSGLTLNADGTALYTVSDDTKAVFKLDLKGRLSISGSFFVGVEDLEGIAVSADGERLLMVQEETNSIVTVDLESRRELSRRPLAGMQNYDSIRHYFPDPPDNKGLEGITVNSHNNHVFVVKEGRPGVLIEVSADQTSILNSHLLSTENGFKHPKVEPEKLDFSGLSYDGSRDTIWITSDKGQCLFHYDWNNDCVLQRLDLTIDNGGKQTCIRKSEGVAIDPERRRLYVVGERDGMLYTYKIREK